The genome window GTTGTGTTCTCACAAAGTTTATCGGTAAATAATATCCATACATTGTATGATTTTGCCAATGAGAATAATGTAGATATCATTACTTATTCTGCAGATAGTATTATCAGTGAGTCGCACTCAAAATATATTCAAGTAGAATTGGATATTACTAAAATGAGTTTCGACCAAGTGACAGACTTCAAAGGTGCAGTAGACTTTGAACCAATCAAATGTATTATGTTAGAAGAGCCTTCAAAATTACAAGAGGTGAAACCTGTTTTGGAAAGTAAATTCCCAGAACTTAGTGTTTCTTTCTCCAAGCCGTTCTTCTTGGAAGTTACACAAACAGGAATTGATAAGGCAGCAACACTATCTAAATTAGCAGAAATTACAGGAATCAAGAGAGAAGAAATCATTGCCGTGGGTAATGCTGGAAACGACCTTTCTATGGTAGAATATGCTGGTTTAGGTGTTTGGGTTGACAATGTAACAGAAGAATTACGTCATAAAGCAGATGTTATTGTTGCCTCAAACAATGATGACGGAGTAGCGGAAGTCGTAGAGAAATACCTATTGAAGCAAGAAATGAGTTTAGAAGTACTCTAATAAAAAAGGAGTCAGGGATTAATCAAATATCCCTGACTCCTTTGTTTTTACATATATATTATTTCCTTTTTATTTAGGCTCAACTAAATAAGGATTAACACCTAACTTCTCGATAATATAATGGATAGCAAGTTTTGCTTTCACACTATTACCCGCTTCGTCTAATGGAGGAGCGATGGCAGCAATTCCGAATTTTCCCGGAACGACAGCAACAATACCTCCACCTACACCACTTTTGGCAGGGATACCTGTATAGAATAACCATTTACCTGCATCATCATATAAACCTGACGTTGCCATCACAGAAAGTGCATGTTGAGTAGCATCGGGTAAAATCACTACTTCATGAGATAAAGGGTTAGTACCACCATTTGCTAACGTAGATCCCATTACTGCTAAATCTTTTGCATTGACACTTACCGCACATTGTTTCGTGTAGATGTCTGTAGATTGTAGAGGATCAAAATACATTCTTCCATAAGAAAGTAATAACATAGAGATGGCCTGATTTCTCTTATTGTCATTCGCCTCACTATTGTAAACGTTCCAATCGATATCAAGGTCTCTTCCTGCAAAGGAGTTTAATGTATTTCTGATGTTATACCATTTTTGAACAGAGTCTCTACCTGCCATTAAGGAAGTAGTAGCAATAGCACCAGGGTTTACCAATGGATTAATTTTTTTTCCTTTTGAGCGCTCTATGGCTGTGATGGAATTAAAAACCTCGCCAGTAGGTTCAACGCCAACAGCATGAGCAATACTATCTGCTCCGATTTCGTCAATCACTTTTGCCATGATAAATGCTTTAGATACACTTTGGATGGAAACTTCATCGGTTACATCTCCGATAGAATACACTTTACCTTCTACAGTAACGATCACAATTCCGAAGAGATCTGACGGTACATTGGCTAATTCTTTTATGTAGTCGGCATTTTTACCTTCCTCTACATCTTTATATTTAATATATGCTTCATTTAAAACAGCTTCAATGTTTTTCCCCTTTAGCTTTTGTGCCTGTGAAGGAGACACAATAAAGAAAGTTGAAATAAAGAAAAATAACGGTATGTATTTAGTAACTAATTGCATATTTCTTTTGGGATAATTAAAAAGTGATGGATATACGATCCTTTTCATTAAAACGCTAGTATTCAGTACATCAGATTATATATTTCGATTGTAAATATATAAAATTCGGCTATTTAGAATTCAGACTCCAATGCAAGTGATTTTAGTATCAATATAAAAGCCCCTCTCCATATCATGAAGAGGGGCAGGTAGCTGTTTGTTAGTAGTAGTCCTTATTAAAAGGAAGGAATTTATGGTAACGAATCATCAAGCAGTACATCATTAAGCTGACTGAACAATTCATGTTGGTTTTAAATTAAGCTAAGTGTTAAAGGTTTATTGTACTCTTTCTGAAGTATGGAATGTAAATTCTTCACCATCGCTTTCGATTGTGATAGTCCCTTTATAATCTACATTAACTAAAGTGGCATCATAGTCTGTTCTCTCACCATGTTCAAACTGTCTCTTAAAATATCTTACTTGATTATCGTCTGTCATAGCAAGTATATCAATTACTTTTTCACCGTTATTATCATAGGCATTCACTTGTTCGTATATTCTTAGTTTGGCATCCAATGTTTCTTGTTGAGTATCATGTTTTGTATGACCTAACCATTGGTTGATAGCTTTTTGGTTGTTAGTGACTGCTTTTTTTCCGTAGTTATCCACTAACTGTTGTTCTTGAGCTTGTTGTCTACCTTTTAAAGCACTAACACTAGCCGTATATTTTTGATTATTTGTCGCCAATTGTGCATAATCACTGTTTTTACTATGATCTAACGAAGGTACTTTATTACCATAAACTTGATCAGGAGTTGCAGCTTTTTGCGGAGCGACTACTTTTTGTTGTTCAGGAACCGGATAATCATTGGTTTCTTTGGTGGGTTGCTGTGCAACATTAGTATTTTTTTGATCGGTATTTTTGGTTTCCGTTGTACTTGCTACATGGTGTGTAGTAACAAAGTTCTTAGTACTATCTTTTTCAGAATTAGTATTGTTTTGATTCTTGTTATGATTAATGACTTGATGAGTATTTTTTGGAACTATCGGAGTAGGTTCATTATCATGTGAACAAGCAAACATTGTAGAAGCGATAACTAACGTAGCGATAGTAGTAGATAAATTTTTCATGATTGAAATATGTTTTGTAATTAAGAATGATAATTAGTCTAACGCCGATACTGATATCTAGATGTGTGTTTTTACAGTGCTTGACATTGGAGGGAAGAATGGTCATTAAATGGGAAAAATTGTTAACCAAATGGAGGTGTTTTCTTAAAATTATTTAAAAATAGCTGTAGAATATCATTATTTATAGAGAGCCTTCTAACACCTTTTAAGAATTGATTCTATCAGCATCCGATTTATTAATATCAAGATCTGACTTTGGAAGGGGGCTTTTCATGAAAATATGAAACGATGTTTCTAAAAGTGCGTTTGTGAAATCAAAATCTATTCAACGCGCATCATGAAAAATTATTTACTTCTGATCATTGGCATTTTAATGTCATCTCAAATATTCGCTCAATCTACTTTAGATTCTATTCCAGAAGAATGGTCTTCACCATTAGATAGTATTCAGACAGTAGAAGAAATAACAGGATGGTACAAGACATTTAACGATCCTATACTTAATGAGCTCATTCAAAAGACAGCTGAAAACAACCTTAATGTGGCTCAAGCAGTCAACCGAATTGAAAAAGGAAGAATTATGCATCAACAAAGTCAAGCAGGATATTTTCCTAGTATTGGCGTAGATGTATCGACAACATATAGTAACAACAACAGATTGGATGCTTTAACTCCAGATGATGTAGAAGACCAAGGCGATTGGTATTACAATGCAGGAGTTTCTATGAATTGGGAAATTGATGTTTTCGGAAGAATTCGAAAAGGGGCTAAGGCAGCAAAGTATTCCTACGAACAAGCTCAAGAAGATAAAAACGCTGTAATGGTAAGTATTTTATCAGAGGTGTCTACCGCTTACTTAAACCTTAGAATTTATCAGAACCAAATTCGAGTAGCTGAACAAAACGTCTTTTCTCAACAGAGAGCTTTAGATTTAGCTAGAGATCAATACCAATCAGGTACAAAGTCAAAACTTGCCGTTTTACAGTCTGAAGGAATTTTATTCCAAACGCAGTCAACGATAAAGACTTTAGAAGCAAGAGTCGTTTCTCAAATCAATATGATTCAAGTGTTGATGGGTGACCTACCTCAGGGGTTAAAGTCAGCATTAAGTCAGTATGCGCCACTTCCTGATATTCCACAGGAGTTGCAAACACTTTTACCCGCTCAAGTGATTCGTCAACGTCCAGATGTTCGTTCTGCAGAAAAAAACATGATGAAACTTTCAGCGACTGTAGATATGGCTACCGCTCAACAATTACCTGTTATTGCCATTCAAGGTAAGGTAGGTTTTGTTTCCAAAGAACCGGATGAGTGGTTTACTTCTGAATCGCTGAGTTATTTTATTGGGCCGAAATTGACATGGAATGTATTCTCAGGTTTCTATCAGAAAAGAGAGAAGCAGATTTCTAAAATAGAATGGCAAAATGCT of Flammeovirga agarivorans contains these proteins:
- the glsA gene encoding glutaminase A: MKRIVYPSLFNYPKRNMQLVTKYIPLFFFISTFFIVSPSQAQKLKGKNIEAVLNEAYIKYKDVEEGKNADYIKELANVPSDLFGIVIVTVEGKVYSIGDVTDEVSIQSVSKAFIMAKVIDEIGADSIAHAVGVEPTGEVFNSITAIERSKGKKINPLVNPGAIATTSLMAGRDSVQKWYNIRNTLNSFAGRDLDIDWNVYNSEANDNKRNQAISMLLLSYGRMYFDPLQSTDIYTKQCAVSVNAKDLAVMGSTLANGGTNPLSHEVVILPDATQHALSVMATSGLYDDAGKWLFYTGIPAKSGVGGGIVAVVPGKFGIAAIAPPLDEAGNSVKAKLAIHYIIEKLGVNPYLVEPK
- a CDS encoding Cof-type HAD-IIB family hydrolase, whose protein sequence is MYLGYKMLVLDMDDTLLNDDHIISERNKEMLMKAQEEGIKVVLASGRPTPAMLSFARELELDRFGSYIISYNGGTLIDMADESVVFSQSLSVNNIHTLYDFANENNVDIITYSADSIISESHSKYIQVELDITKMSFDQVTDFKGAVDFEPIKCIMLEEPSKLQEVKPVLESKFPELSVSFSKPFFLEVTQTGIDKAATLSKLAEITGIKREEIIAVGNAGNDLSMVEYAGLGVWVDNVTEELRHKADVIVASNNDDGVAEVVEKYLLKQEMSLEVL
- a CDS encoding TolC family protein, with product MKNYLLLIIGILMSSQIFAQSTLDSIPEEWSSPLDSIQTVEEITGWYKTFNDPILNELIQKTAENNLNVAQAVNRIEKGRIMHQQSQAGYFPSIGVDVSTTYSNNNRLDALTPDDVEDQGDWYYNAGVSMNWEIDVFGRIRKGAKAAKYSYEQAQEDKNAVMVSILSEVSTAYLNLRIYQNQIRVAEQNVFSQQRALDLARDQYQSGTKSKLAVLQSEGILFQTQSTIKTLEARVVSQINMIQVLMGDLPQGLKSALSQYAPLPDIPQELQTLLPAQVIRQRPDVRSAEKNMMKLSATVDMATAQQLPVIAIQGKVGFVSKEPDEWFTSESLSYFIGPKLTWNVFSGFYQKREKQISKIEWQNAQIKYQNTVLTAFKEVENSLMNIKQLKESANWMEQSVSATSEALDISLNQYQEGLIDYTPVLNSQQNLLMVQNQDVEIKGDLLIQIVKLYQSLGGNL